GCACCGCTCCGAGGGGCTCGCGGGCGCCGCCGTGCCCATCCCGCTGAATGACGTGCCGGCCGGGAGCGAGACCCGGGCCTCCTCCGGCATCGGGGAGTTCGACCGCGTCCTGGGCGGCGGCGTGGTGGCCGGCTCCGTGGTCCTCATCGGGGGGGACCCGGGCATCGGGAAATCCACCCTTCTCCTTCAGGTGGCCGCCGAGGTCGGGGGAAAGGTCCTTTACGTATCGGGGGAGGAGTCGCCCGCGCAGATAAAGCTCCGCGCGGACAGGATGCAGGTGGCCTCCGGGGACGTGGTGCTCCTCGCGGAGACCTCGCTTCAGAACACCCTGGATGCCGCGGCCTCCCTGTCTCCCGACCTCCTGGTGGTGGACTCCATCCAGACGCTGTACTCGGAGGAGATGGACTCGGCCCCCGGCACGGTGGGGCAGGTGCGCGAGTGCGCCACGCGGCTCATGTTTCTGGCCAAGCGCACCGGCATGCCCGTCTTTCTCATCGGCCACGTGACCAAGGAGGGGGCCATAGCGGGCCCCCGCGTCCTAGAGCACATCGTTGATACGGTGCTTTATTTCGAGGGGGACCGCGGGCATCCCTACAGGATTCTTCGCGCGGTGAAGAACCGCTTCGGCTCCACCAACGAGATAGGCGTCTTCGAGATGTCCGACGCGGGCCTCAGGGAGATAGC
The genomic region above belongs to Nitrospirota bacterium and contains:
- the radA gene encoding DNA repair protein RadA; amino-acid sequence: MAKAKTRYQCQACGYVSARWMGRCPDCDQWNTLVEERVGGGREHRSEGLAGAAVPIPLNDVPAGSETRASSGIGEFDRVLGGGVVAGSVVLIGGDPGIGKSTLLLQVAAEVGGKVLYVSGEESPAQIKLRADRMQVASGDVVLLAETSLQNTLDAAASLSPDLLVVDSIQTLYSEEMDSAPGTVGQVRECATRLMFLAKRTGMPVFLIGHVTKEGAIAGPRVLEHIVDTVLYFEGDRGHPYRILRAVKNRFGSTNEIGVFEMSDAGLREIANPSELFLSERPAGVTGSVVLASMEGTRPLLVEMQALVTPTSFGMPRRTSIGFDVARVNLLVAVLEKLGGLQLGGMDIFTNVVGGLKLVEPAVDLPLVLAVASSLREIPAGHDIIAFGEIGLSGEVRAVAQAETRLREAAKVGFRRAVIPGGNAGRQRETFGLEVMGVSRLEEALEAAGM